The genomic region CGCATTCCGACTTCCGGGACAGCACCGGAAGTCACTCCTCTTCCGCTCTTCCTATTGGAGGCCGGCTTTTCGCAGGGGTGGGGCCTCTGGGAACTGGAAGCCGCCGTAGGCATGGCGGCGGCCGTGGGGATAGTTCTGCTGGTGCTGCTTCTGGGACCGGGCGTCTGGGGCCAGGCGGAGCCCCCACGCGACAGCCTGCGGGAGGAGCTCGTCATCACCCCGCTGCCTTCAGGGGACGTAGCCGCCACATTCCAGTTCCGCACGCGCTGGGATTCGGAGCTGCAGCGGGAAGGAGGTGAGGAGGGGAGACTGATGGGAGAACTCTGTGGCACCTGCTGGGAGTGGCGTGGAGGCCAGCCTTGGGGGCAGGGACTGACCCCACGGTGAGGTTCTGGTCCCGGGGCGTGGGTCCTTGGCGGAAGGGTGGGGCAGTTTTTGAGGAATCACATTGTACCAGTGAGGAAACTGGGGCCCGGGGAGGGCTGACTTCTAGTGCGGTGGTCTCTCCGCAGCTTCACGCTACCACCCTAAACCTTTAGTTAGCACCTTCCGTGGACGGCACTGATAAGGATGCTATTGACGATTACCGTTTATCCTGGGTGCTGGGCACGGTGCTGAGTTGAGTGAATGGTTACAGGGAAGAAATTGGAGGTATAGAGAGATAAAGGGACCGGTCCAAGATCACATTGCTTAGTCAGTGACCGACTGATCAGGAATTTTAGATTCCTCTGACCCCAGAGCTGGGGtgtatttattgtttctttggggTGGCTGAAAGCCCTCCCTCCAGGATCATCACTCGCCTGCTGTCTCTTCTCCAGTCTCTCACTATAGGCTCTTCCCCAAAGCCTTGGGGCAGCTGATCTCCAAGTATTCTCTCCGGGAACTGCACCTGTCCTTAACCCAAGGCTTCTGGAGGACTCGCTACTGGGGGACACCCTTCTTGCAGGCCCCATCGGGGGCAGAGCTGTGGGCTTGGTTCCAAGACACCGTCACCGAGTGAGTGCCCACCTTGAGGCCTGTGGCAGGCCATGGCGGGAACAGGGCATGGCAAGTGTTGTCATCCTACCACTGCCCTTTGGGGGAAGCATTTCCATGGGGGTAAAGCTGCACTGGAAGTAAGAAGTATTATGGCCTGGTGGCATTCTTGACTTTGCTTATGTTTCCTTCCCCTGATATATCCAGACCTGTGATTACATGTATCTACGGAGATAGATAGCAGTTATCTGAAGCGTACTTGGATGTAAGGCACTAGAAAGCTGTGGCAAACTGGACAACCTTTAAAGACATTCATTCACATAATAATAAAATGCCACAAGggccaaataaaatatatgtggGCTAGAACTGACCTGCAAGACATCATATCTCTGTATTCGAGAAATGGCTGTTTTTTAGGGGAGGGATGGGTTAGGTACTGTGATTGGACCaggtgcatgtgtgctcactcactcagttgtatcagactctttgcaaccccatgggctgtagcctgacaggctcctctgcccatggaattttccaggcaagaataatggaatgggttgtcgtttactactccaggagatcttcctgacccagggatggaacttgcatctcttgcatcttcttcattggcaggtggattctttaccattgccccACCTAGGAAGCGCAAATTCTCTTATTCTCACTATGGGAAATCAGCacatatgtataatttaaaaaaatttagggggacttccctggtggtccagtggttaagacttcaccttccaatggaaagggtatgggttccatccctagttggggagctaagaacccacatgcctcatggccaaagaaaccaaaacataaaacagaaacaatactataacaaattcaataaagactttaaaagtggtccatattaaaaaaaaaacaacaaaaagccttaaaaaaaaatttagggccGTACCTGTGGCAGGCTGGAGAGCTTGGGAGGACAGCCACCTCTCAGCCCCAATGGATTGTTGTCATGTGGGAACAGAGACCTACTGTGGTCAAATACTCTCATTTTCCCCAGAAATCTGgattttaatgtgaaaattgGCAAGCTTAAATATCAGCAAGTAACTTAAAAACTTAAGAAATACCTATGGGTTAATGTTGTGCACAGCAAATGGAACATGGCTATGATTTGGGTAGCATTTTCAAGCTTCCAGTTTGCAGTCTTTGTTTGAGGCGTAAGGATTGGAGCAGTTGGAAAGCTCTGAACACAGGGCTGTTGAAAAACCCCAGGCTAGCTCTATGGTGGTATCAAAAAGAGCAAGCCCCTACACTGGCCAGGGCTTCCGCTCTTGCCTGAACTCTGGCTTCTTTGCCTTTTATCCCAACCACTCTGCTGTCACTGACTCCCCTCATCATTGCCTGTAGTGTGGAGGTGATGTTCAGAAATCTACTTTTATTCTATTAGTTCTATAAAGAGCAAATCTGTTTTGCTgtttctgtaaagaaaaaaaaccacctaATTTAATTCGATGTTTCTCTGGGGTCCTAGGATGTTTATTTTCCCTTGTTCCATGAACCTTTGTCGATGTAAGACTTGCTATCCTGAGGGTAGAACCAGGACTCACCAGGGTGTTCACAGGGAAGTAGGTGGTTTTGCCCCGCTGAGCACACCTCAGAGTGGATCAGGGAGCCGATCTCGGCCCCTGGGGCGTGGGGCACTTTGTATCGCGCTGTGGACTGTGCGTGGGTGACCCAGCCTTGCTCCCTGTCCTCAGGTTGCTGTCAGCCTAGTCGAGGAGAAAAGATGCTTACAGCAAGGTACTGTTGCCACCCAGCCAGTTCCCAGGAGGGCCCTGGTGAGAGGCATGGATGGTCAGAATGGCAATAGTGCGGGAGGAAACTGGTTGAGGAGGGCTGGAACtctgcctggaggagggaacactcTGGAAGGGGAGCGTAAGGAGTGAGGCGGCACTACGAGGTGCGAGGCCGGCGGGGATGCAGGGATGTTCAGAGGAGAGCGAGGACGAAGGGGCTGATGGGGGAGACCCGGGCCGCAGGCTCAGCAGGGGCAGTTGCGGCTCCAGCAGCTGGCCGGCCTCAGGGCTTGGCAGCCAGTTGCGGGCTCTGAGCGAGGGGCCAGACGCAGCCCCGGGACAGTGAGCGGGTTTGTGTCTCCATCCAGTGTGGATGAGTCCTGGAAGGAGCTCAGTAACGTCCTCTCGGGGATCTTCTGCGCCTCTCTCAACTTCATCGACTCCACCAACACAGTCACGCCCACTGCCTCCTTCAAACCCCTGGGGCTGGCCAACGGTGAGACCTCCCCATCCTGTCCTTCTTCCTGAGACCTCTCACCCTGGCCTTTGCCTCCTTTCCCCTCTGCTTCTTCCTCCGTCTGCGGGGCCAGGTCATAAATCCCCAGGGTGGACACCCCCCCCAGGAAGACTGTCTCTGCATTGCTTTCTCCCGAAGGGACGAGGCTGTTCCACACTCCTCCCCTGGCAGAGACTGTGGGGGCGGTAGTGCTGGAGGGTGTGTGCGGGTCCTGAGGAGCGGGGCCCTAGGGCCCTCcccagccaggctcctgtctCCCCCAGGCACGGACCACTCCTTCCTGCGCTACGCAGTACTGCCGCGGGAGGTTGTCTGCACCGAGAACCTCACCCCGTGGAAGAAGCTCTTGCCCTGCAGCTCCAAGGTGAGGCCTGAGGGGCCTGAATGCGGGTGGGAGTCCCAGAGAGTGGATGGCGTGGGCTGATGCCCCCTCCCTGCCCGACAGATTACCTCGGCCCCACGCCCAGGCGCATCACCACGCAGGGCACTGACCTTTCCTCTCACGCCGCCTCCTCCAGGCAGGCCTCTCGGTGCTGCTGAAAGCTGATCGCCTGTTCCACACGAGCTACCACTCCCAGGCAGTGCATATCCGCCCTATTTGCAGAGTAAGTCTTGGGGAACGGGAGACAGGGGCCATCCCGGGGCTGTGAGAGAAGGTGCAGGTAAAGCACATGGCCCAGTGTCTGTCGGGGGCTGAGCCAGTGGTCAGTGGGAGACGTGATGATGGCGATTCAGGGATTTGGTCACGCACCAAGGAAACCGACTGGTTGCCTGGCAAGCTGCCACTTAACCTCCGTCGTGGGGCCTGGCCGTCATGAGCCGTAGCCGTGTGGGTACACCTGCTAGCTCAGCCACTTTCCAGCTGACTTGACCTTGAGTGGGTCACTTTATTTCCCTGGTTTTCTCATCCATCAAGTGAGAATAATAGTTCATCCAGTTGTTGGCAACAGTTCATCCCACTGATGCGCAGGGTGCTGCTGGCACAGGGTCACATGCTCAGTAGGGAGTGGTAGCAAACTGATGGTCGGGGAGATACGGAATAGAGGAGGGATTGCGTCCAggttgcagtccctggggctgtgAGGTTGGGTGAGAGGTAGGTCCTCACTGCTGCCGTCTGGCCCTCGTAGAATGCACGCTGTACCAGCGTCTCCTGGGAGCTGAGGCAGACCCTTtctgttgtatttgatgccttcATCACGGGACAGGGGAAGAAGGGTAAGCTCCCTTGCTCTGGCATCTCTACCCACCCATCGCCAGCCCCACCCCATCTGTGCGGAGCAGGCCTAGTCCTGCTCCAGCTCATCCCCGCCCTCTGCTCCCCAGACTGGTCCCTCTTCCGAATGTTCTCCCGAACTCTCACCGAGCCCTGCCCCTTGGCTTCGGAGAGCCGAGTCtatgtggacatcaccagctcCGGCCAGGTACTGAGGTCTCCAGCCACACAGGTCAGCCCCTTCCCTCCAAGGCCAGCCTGCCCCTCTGCTCGCTTTTCAGCCCTGTTCTGTGTCCCCAGGACAACGAGACGCTGGAGGTGTACCCGCCCCCCCTCACCACGTACGAAGACGT from Muntiacus reevesi chromosome 2, mMunRee1.1, whole genome shotgun sequence harbors:
- the PIGT gene encoding GPI transamidase component PIG-T; amino-acid sequence: MAAAVGIVLLVLLLGPGVWGQAEPPRDSLREELVITPLPSGDVAATFQFRTRWDSELQREGVSHYRLFPKALGQLISKYSLRELHLSLTQGFWRTRYWGTPFLQAPSGAELWAWFQDTVTDVDESWKELSNVLSGIFCASLNFIDSTNTVTPTASFKPLGLANGTDHSFLRYAVLPREVVCTENLTPWKKLLPCSSKAGLSVLLKADRLFHTSYHSQAVHIRPICRNARCTSVSWELRQTLSVVFDAFITGQGKKDWSLFRMFSRTLTEPCPLASESRVYVDITSSGQDNETLEVYPPPLTTYEDVILGTRKTYAVYDLLDEAVVSSSRSLNVQLKWKRPPENEAPPAPFLYAQRYVSGYGLQGGELSTLLHNTHPYRAFPVLLLDAVPWYLRLYVHTLSITSKGKENKPSYIHYQPAQDRMQPHLLEMLIQLPANSITKVSIQFERALLKWTEYTPDPNHGFYVSPSVLSALVPSVVAAKPGDWEESPLFNSLFPASDSSSYFVRLYTEPLLVSLPTPDFSMPYNVVCLTCTVVAVCYGSFYNLLTRTFQIEEPRKGGLVKRLANLIRRARGVPLL